One part of the Methylobacterium terrae genome encodes these proteins:
- a CDS encoding DUF6883 domain-containing protein encodes MHRLLAVGDYLPDVHCPLVKVTGYLLSPDPRVDGQGKRAFFEAFGFKREHPGALISALEIHGVENPVVRCRKDEWGFYWECSGPLKCPNGREPTVKTVWILRPGQEIPSLVTAVPD; translated from the coding sequence ATGCACCGCCTTCTCGCCGTTGGCGACTACCTGCCGGATGTCCATTGTCCGTTGGTGAAGGTCACCGGTTATCTCTTGAGCCCAGATCCGCGCGTTGACGGGCAAGGGAAGCGAGCTTTCTTCGAGGCGTTCGGGTTCAAACGCGAGCATCCCGGCGCTCTCATCTCCGCGCTTGAAATTCATGGCGTCGAAAATCCGGTCGTCCGCTGCCGCAAAGACGAGTGGGGGTTCTACTGGGAGTGCAGCGGGCCGTTGAAGTGTCCGAATGGTCGCGAGCCCACCGTAAAAACGGTCTGGATTTTGAGGCCTGGGCAGGAAA
- a CDS encoding DUF4926 domain-containing protein, producing the protein MAFTFPMIRTAPTDRPPEQFERVELLSAGRTWEGQDVPSGSCGMVVEVLGDHEAFMVEFVEPFAALVTVRAGDVRIA; encoded by the coding sequence ATGGCCTTCACCTTTCCCATGATCCGTACCGCGCCGACAGATCGCCCGCCCGAGCAATTCGAGCGGGTAGAACTTCTGAGCGCTGGTCGGACGTGGGAGGGTCAGGACGTGCCGAGCGGCAGTTGCGGCATGGTCGTGGAGGTGCTCGGCGACCATGAGGCGTTCATGGTCGAATTCGTCGAGCCCTTCGCGGCGCTGGTGACAGTGCGGGCCGGTGACGTGCGCATCGCGTAG
- a CDS encoding ComEA family DNA-binding protein, translating into MLTGSAITRALVIVVLAAGLAGLWQVLMPRSTVTHVSEPPKVDSSKRAEPGRSVAPASPPPSEGGDPVRSVYPGPRPADPPAQRQPPVAEAAPAPSDVPAPAPAPSPPPVFTPAAPSAPLPQADATADAPPSTGTVDLNTASVAELNGLGGGMIGKAIIAKRPYGSPGELLSKRVLSRATYDKIKDQVTVR; encoded by the coding sequence ATGCTGACCGGTTCGGCCATCACCCGCGCCCTCGTCATCGTCGTGCTGGCGGCCGGCCTCGCCGGCCTGTGGCAGGTGCTGATGCCGCGCTCCACCGTCACGCACGTGTCGGAGCCGCCCAAGGTGGATTCGTCCAAGCGGGCCGAACCCGGGCGGAGCGTCGCGCCCGCGAGCCCGCCGCCGAGCGAGGGCGGGGACCCGGTGCGCTCGGTCTATCCGGGTCCGCGCCCGGCGGACCCGCCGGCGCAGCGCCAGCCGCCGGTGGCGGAGGCGGCCCCGGCGCCGAGCGACGTGCCGGCGCCTGCCCCGGCCCCCTCCCCTCCCCCGGTCTTCACACCGGCCGCGCCCTCCGCGCCGCTGCCCCAGGCCGACGCCACCGCCGACGCACCGCCGTCGACCGGCACCGTCGACCTCAACACCGCGAGCGTAGCGGAACTGAACGGCCTTGGCGGCGGCATGATCGGCAAGGCGATCATCGCCAAGCGGCCCTACGGGTCGCCGGGCGAACTCCTGTCGAAGCGGGTCCTGAGCCGGGCGACCTATGACAAGATCAAGGATCAGGTGACGGTGCGCTAG
- a CDS encoding C40 family peptidase, whose protein sequence is MTELPRLDPRLTPARPDLADERLRGRVEAARYVPGRPHRIGAPLAPLRRAPDPLAALDSEALRGEAVTVYDVRDGWAFAQLAADGYVGYLPAEALGPADPAPTHRVAAPRTFLYPAADLKRPVLGALSLGAGVTVDGLEGRYARLHGGGFVVAGHLAPVDAIEPDFAATALRFLGTPYLWGGRSSLGLDCSGLVQAALAAAGIRAPRDSDQQEAALGAPVPVALDLSGLRRGDLVFWRGHVGMMLDEARLIHANGHHMAVAVEPLAEAEGRIRGGATGPGTGDGAIRAIRRLVPAA, encoded by the coding sequence ATGACCGAGCTTCCCCGCCTCGACCCGCGCCTGACCCCGGCCCGGCCCGACCTCGCCGACGAGCGCCTGCGCGGCCGGGTCGAGGCGGCGCGCTACGTCCCCGGCCGGCCGCACCGGATCGGGGCGCCCCTCGCGCCCCTGCGGCGCGCGCCCGACCCGCTCGCAGCCCTCGACAGCGAGGCGCTCCGGGGCGAGGCCGTGACGGTCTACGACGTGCGCGACGGCTGGGCCTTCGCGCAGCTCGCGGCGGACGGCTACGTCGGCTATCTCCCGGCGGAGGCGCTCGGCCCCGCCGATCCGGCCCCGACGCACCGGGTCGCGGCGCCCCGCACCTTCCTCTACCCCGCCGCCGACCTGAAGCGCCCGGTCCTCGGCGCGCTCAGCCTCGGCGCCGGGGTGACGGTCGACGGCCTCGAAGGCCGGTACGCGCGCCTCCACGGCGGCGGCTTCGTCGTCGCCGGGCATCTCGCACCGGTCGACGCGATCGAGCCGGATTTTGCCGCGACGGCCCTGCGCTTCCTCGGCACGCCCTATCTCTGGGGCGGGCGCAGCAGCCTCGGGCTCGACTGCTCCGGGCTGGTGCAGGCGGCGCTCGCCGCCGCCGGCATCCGGGCGCCCCGCGACAGCGACCAGCAGGAGGCCGCCCTCGGCGCACCGGTGCCGGTCGCCCTGGACCTCTCCGGCCTGCGCCGGGGCGACCTGGTGTTCTGGCGCGGCCATGTCGGGATGATGCTGGACGAGGCCCGGCTGATCCACGCCAACGGCCACCACATGGCGGTGGCGGTCGAGCCCCTGGCGGAGGCGGAAGGCCGCATCCGCGGCGGCGCCACCGGACCGGGCACCGGGGACGGGGCGATCCGGGCAATCCGGCGCCTGGTTCCCGCCGCCTGA
- a CDS encoding MarR family winged helix-turn-helix transcriptional regulator, whose translation MNSLEPVLAGVDALRLDNQLCYALYAASHRMTKCYRPLLERLGLTYPQYLVLIVLWENDGLTVSDIGRRLRLDSGTLTPVLKRLEAAGFVRRTRRQADEREVEISLTEEGRALQAEAVDVRRSVVQTLQMSEGEIADLRARLDSLIATLGSDA comes from the coding sequence ATGAACTCTCTCGAGCCTGTCCTGGCAGGCGTGGATGCGTTGCGGCTCGACAACCAGCTCTGCTACGCGCTCTACGCGGCCTCCCACCGCATGACGAAGTGCTACCGGCCGCTGCTCGAGCGGCTGGGCCTCACCTACCCGCAATATCTCGTGCTGATCGTGCTGTGGGAGAATGACGGCCTCACGGTCTCCGATATCGGCCGTCGCCTGCGGCTCGATTCCGGCACGCTGACCCCGGTGCTCAAGCGCCTCGAGGCGGCCGGCTTCGTGCGCCGCACCCGGCGCCAGGCCGACGAGCGCGAGGTCGAGATCAGCCTGACCGAGGAGGGCCGGGCCCTGCAAGCCGAGGCCGTGGACGTGCGCCGGTCGGTGGTCCAGACCCTGCAGATGTCCGAGGGCGAGATCGCGGACCTGCGCGCCCGCCTCGACAGCCTCATCGCCACGCTGGGCAGCGACGCCTGA
- a CDS encoding NUDIX hydrolase, which produces MKSLRSLAGLLTGWSERSGEPRRQVAVLPVRLGPDGALQVMLITSRETRRWVVPKGWPMKGLKNYEAAAREAYEEAGLIGRVGRRALGSYFYHKRLKSRDTVLCQVQVFRLDVRKQLKTWPEQNEREGHWFSVPEAAEAVSEAGLAALIRAAGAEGAKARKAKARAKVAVKIPPKAPSKAP; this is translated from the coding sequence ATGAAGAGCCTGCGCTCCCTCGCGGGCCTCCTCACCGGCTGGTCGGAGCGCAGCGGCGAGCCGCGCCGGCAGGTCGCCGTGCTGCCGGTCCGGCTCGGCCCGGACGGCGCCCTGCAGGTCATGCTCATCACCTCCCGCGAGACCCGGCGCTGGGTGGTGCCGAAGGGCTGGCCGATGAAGGGCCTGAAGAACTACGAGGCCGCCGCCCGCGAAGCCTACGAGGAGGCGGGCCTGATCGGCCGGGTCGGCCGGCGGGCGCTCGGCAGCTACTTCTACCACAAGCGCCTGAAGAGCCGCGACACCGTGCTGTGCCAGGTCCAGGTCTTCCGCCTCGACGTGCGCAAGCAGCTCAAGACCTGGCCCGAGCAGAACGAGCGCGAGGGGCACTGGTTCAGCGTGCCGGAGGCGGCCGAGGCGGTGAGCGAGGCCGGGCTCGCCGCGCTGATCCGCGCCGCCGGGGCCGAGGGCGCGAAGGCCCGCAAGGCGAAGGCCAGGGCGAAGGTCGCGGTCAAGATTCCGCCCAAGGCCCCCTCCAAGGCGCCCTGA
- a CDS encoding MgtC/SapB family protein, with the protein MAIIQAFQAGEFLNSALSLVCAFVLGTLIGAERQYRQRTAGLRTNVLVAVGAAAFVDLGMRIGHGDGAIRIVAYVVSGVGFLGAGVIMKEGMNVRGLNTAATLWCSAAVGALSGVDLAAEAALVTAAVLAGNTLLRPLVNAINRIPIDERDAEATYEVRAVTETGRLSEVRDLLVERLEAAHYPVSEVDVEERGEDDVEVVATLVSTAIEPEEIDAVIARLGAAEGIRRATWTVRTTD; encoded by the coding sequence ATGGCGATCATCCAGGCCTTCCAGGCCGGCGAATTCCTGAACTCGGCCCTGAGCCTCGTCTGCGCCTTCGTGCTCGGCACCCTGATCGGGGCGGAGCGCCAGTACCGGCAGCGCACCGCGGGCCTGCGCACCAACGTGCTGGTGGCGGTGGGGGCGGCGGCCTTCGTCGATCTGGGCATGCGCATCGGCCACGGCGACGGCGCGATCCGCATCGTCGCCTACGTGGTGTCGGGCGTCGGCTTCCTGGGCGCCGGCGTCATCATGAAGGAGGGGATGAACGTCCGCGGCCTCAACACCGCGGCGACGCTCTGGTGCTCGGCCGCCGTCGGGGCGCTCTCGGGCGTCGACCTCGCGGCGGAGGCGGCCCTCGTCACCGCCGCCGTGCTCGCCGGCAACACCCTGCTGCGGCCCCTCGTCAACGCCATCAATCGCATCCCGATCGACGAGCGCGACGCGGAAGCCACCTACGAGGTCCGCGCCGTCACCGAGACCGGCCGCCTCTCCGAGGTGCGCGACCTCCTGGTGGAACGCCTGGAGGCGGCCCACTACCCGGTGAGCGAGGTCGACGTCGAGGAGCGCGGCGAGGACGACGTCGAGGTGGTCGCCACCCTGGTCAGCACCGCGATCGAGCCGGAGGAGATCGACGCGGTGATCGCCCGGCTCGGGGCGGCCGAGGGGATCCGGCGGGCGACCTGGACGGTCCGGACGACGGATTGA
- a CDS encoding ABC transporter permease, which yields MRRDGPRPFSFYVLAAFFGLFVLFLYGPTLTILALSFQGPQGGLTFPMNGVSTFWFSRLWAGLGVVDIWAAFRRSLALGLVVMGLTVTLAFFAGLAFRKGFLGQTPLFYVAVASLIVPSIVVSLGIGLEFRLIDEGVKALAARTGWGFLQDHGTVMGLFTSALGAHLTWTLPFGLLIMFAVFNRFNPAYEEAARDLGATGPQSLIHVVVPIILPSLVGVALFGFTLSWDELARTSQAIGGRNTLPLELQGLTTTVTTPEIYALGTVTTGVSLLVIGLAFGSFLAIQRRRAKRVTLPGT from the coding sequence ATGCGCCGCGACGGGCCCCGCCCCTTCTCGTTCTACGTGCTGGCGGCCTTCTTCGGGCTGTTCGTGCTCTTCCTCTACGGGCCGACCCTGACGATCCTGGCGCTCAGCTTCCAGGGCCCGCAGGGCGGCCTCACCTTCCCGATGAACGGGGTCTCGACCTTCTGGTTCTCGCGCCTCTGGGCGGGTCTCGGCGTCGTCGACATCTGGGCGGCGTTCCGGCGCTCGCTGGCGCTGGGCCTCGTGGTAATGGGGCTCACCGTCACCCTGGCATTCTTCGCGGGGCTGGCCTTCCGCAAGGGCTTCCTCGGCCAGACGCCCCTGTTCTACGTCGCGGTCGCGAGCCTGATCGTGCCATCGATCGTGGTCTCGCTCGGCATCGGCCTCGAATTCCGGCTGATCGACGAGGGCGTCAAGGCGCTCGCCGCCCGGACCGGCTGGGGCTTCCTCCAGGACCACGGCACCGTGATGGGATTGTTCACCTCCGCTCTCGGCGCCCACCTCACCTGGACCCTGCCCTTCGGCCTCCTGATCATGTTCGCGGTGTTCAACCGCTTCAACCCGGCCTACGAGGAGGCGGCCCGCGACCTCGGCGCCACCGGCCCGCAATCCCTGATCCACGTCGTGGTGCCGATCATCCTGCCCTCCCTCGTCGGCGTGGCGCTCTTCGGCTTCACCCTGTCCTGGGACGAGCTCGCCCGCACCAGCCAGGCGATCGGCGGGCGCAACACCCTGCCGCTGGAGCTCCAGGGCCTCACCACCACGGTGACGACGCCGGAGATCTACGCGCTCGGCACCGTGACGACCGGCGTCTCGCTCCTCGTCATCGGGCTCGCCTTCGGCAGCTTCCTGGCGATCCAGCGCCGGCGCGCGAAGCGAGTGACGCTGCCCGGGACCTAG
- a CDS encoding ABC transporter permease, producing the protein MSTATAPAHAMPEAAHAAPAPVGLAAATRRQRRLAYWQAMPLGLVFLVFFLVPLALTLVVSFWEYNEYEIIPAFTLQNYADVFEGCLSGGELCTTFRTYLSTLKFCLLGWAATLSIGFTVAYFVAFHVRSTAMQTVLFLICTIPFWTSNVIRMIAWVPLLGRNGLVNDTLMSLGLIRTPIEGLLYSDFSVVLAFIHLDTVFMIVPIFNSMMRIDRSLIEAATDAGATPWQTLWNVIVPLCKPGIAIGSIFVLTLIMGDFVTVGVMGGQQIASVGKVIQVQMAYLQFPAAAANAVVLLGAVMVLIAALTRLIDLRREL; encoded by the coding sequence ATGAGCACGGCGACGGCTCCCGCTCACGCCATGCCGGAGGCGGCGCACGCCGCTCCGGCCCCCGTGGGCCTCGCCGCCGCGACGCGGCGCCAGCGCCGCCTCGCCTACTGGCAGGCGATGCCGCTCGGGCTCGTGTTCCTGGTGTTCTTCCTGGTGCCGCTGGCGCTCACCCTGGTCGTCAGCTTCTGGGAGTACAACGAGTACGAGATCATCCCGGCCTTCACGCTCCAGAACTACGCCGACGTGTTCGAGGGCTGCCTGTCGGGGGGCGAACTCTGCACCACCTTCCGGACCTACCTGTCGACGCTGAAGTTCTGCCTCTTGGGCTGGGCCGCGACGCTGTCGATCGGCTTCACGGTGGCCTACTTCGTCGCCTTCCACGTCCGCTCGACGGCGATGCAGACGGTGCTGTTCCTGATCTGCACCATCCCGTTCTGGACCTCGAACGTGATCCGGATGATCGCCTGGGTGCCGCTGCTCGGCCGCAACGGCCTCGTCAACGACACGCTGATGAGCCTCGGGTTGATCCGCACCCCGATCGAGGGGCTGCTCTACTCCGACTTCTCGGTGGTGCTGGCCTTCATCCACCTCGACACGGTGTTCATGATCGTGCCGATCTTCAACTCGATGATGCGGATCGACCGATCCCTGATCGAGGCCGCCACGGACGCCGGCGCCACGCCCTGGCAGACCCTGTGGAACGTCATCGTGCCGCTGTGCAAGCCGGGCATCGCCATCGGGTCGATCTTCGTGCTGACGCTGATCATGGGCGACTTCGTGACTGTCGGCGTCATGGGGGGTCAGCAGATCGCCTCGGTCGGCAAGGTGATCCAGGTGCAGATGGCCTACCTGCAATTCCCCGCGGCCGCCGCCAACGCGGTGGTGCTGCTCGGGGCCGTGATGGTGCTGATCGCAGCCCTCACCCGCCTGATCGACCTGCGCCGGGAGCTTTAG
- a CDS encoding ABC transporter substrate-binding protein produces the protein MTDIKTPKDQTPRLSRRTLLQGAGAAAGLAAGSGAITGFPAIVAAEPVTLRYLGTAVNQSGDIARKVKEDLGITIEYIPVVTDEVSKRVVTQPNSFDIVDSEYFSLKKLMPSGNLVGMDARRIKNADKITPVFTRGEVGAKTIGDQGTAPKKVFYLEGQTSTKFASSPTEWITLIPTTYNADTLGIRPDLIKRPITSWKELLNPEFKGKASILNIPSIGIMDAAMVVEATGDYTYPDKGNMTKAEIDRTMKVLIEAKRAGQFRAFWQDFNESVNLMASGETVIQSMWSPAVTKVRSQGVACTYQPLKEGYRAWASGFGLPKTLTGRKLDAAYDFINWFLSGWAGAYLNRQGYYSAVLETAKAHMEPYEWAFWMEGKPAEKDIKAPDGTIMEKAGAVRDGGSFESRMGAVACWNSVMDENTYMVRKWNEFIAA, from the coding sequence ATGACCGACATCAAGACGCCGAAAGACCAGACACCCCGCTTGTCCCGCCGCACGCTGCTGCAGGGCGCCGGCGCCGCCGCCGGCCTCGCCGCGGGCTCGGGCGCGATCACGGGCTTTCCGGCGATCGTCGCGGCCGAGCCGGTGACGCTCCGCTACCTCGGCACCGCCGTGAACCAGAGCGGCGACATCGCCCGCAAGGTGAAGGAGGATCTCGGCATCACGATCGAGTACATCCCGGTCGTGACCGACGAGGTGTCGAAGCGCGTCGTCACCCAGCCGAACTCGTTCGACATCGTCGATTCCGAGTATTTCAGCCTCAAGAAGCTGATGCCGTCGGGCAACCTCGTCGGCATGGACGCGCGTCGGATCAAGAACGCCGACAAGATCACCCCGGTCTTCACCAGGGGCGAGGTCGGGGCGAAGACGATCGGCGACCAGGGCACGGCGCCGAAGAAAGTCTTCTACCTCGAGGGCCAGACCTCGACCAAGTTCGCCAGCTCCCCGACCGAGTGGATCACCCTGATCCCGACCACCTACAACGCCGACACGCTCGGCATCCGGCCCGACCTGATCAAGCGCCCGATCACGTCCTGGAAGGAGCTCCTGAACCCCGAGTTCAAGGGGAAGGCCTCGATCCTCAACATCCCGTCGATCGGCATCATGGACGCCGCGATGGTGGTGGAGGCGACCGGCGACTACACCTATCCCGACAAGGGCAACATGACGAAGGCGGAGATCGACCGCACCATGAAGGTGCTGATCGAGGCCAAGCGCGCCGGCCAGTTCCGCGCCTTCTGGCAGGACTTCAACGAATCCGTGAACCTGATGGCGTCCGGCGAGACGGTGATCCAGTCGATGTGGTCGCCCGCCGTCACCAAGGTGCGCTCGCAGGGCGTCGCCTGCACCTACCAGCCGCTGAAGGAGGGCTACCGCGCCTGGGCCTCGGGCTTCGGCCTGCCCAAGACCCTGACCGGCCGGAAGCTCGACGCTGCCTACGATTTCATCAATTGGTTCCTGTCGGGCTGGGCCGGTGCCTATCTGAATCGCCAGGGCTACTACTCGGCGGTGCTGGAGACGGCGAAGGCCCACATGGAGCCCTACGAATGGGCATTCTGGATGGAGGGCAAGCCGGCCGAGAAGGACATCAAGGCCCCGGACGGCACCATCATGGAGAAGGCCGGCGCAGTGCGCGACGGCGGCTCGTTCGAGAGCCGCATGGGCGCCGTCGCCTGCTGGAACTCCGTAATGGACGAGAACACCTACATGGTGCGCAAGTGGAACGAGTTCATCGCCGCATGA
- a CDS encoding ABC transporter ATP-binding protein yields MDIELASLTKRYGDTVAVDGINLKIRSGSYCCLLGPSGCGKTTTLRMIAGHETVSSGDVVIGPKAVGDLPPAQRGTAMMFQSYALFPHLTCRDNVAFGLKMRGVPKAERVKRAEAMLALVQMDHLAGRLPAQLSGGQQQRVALARALVTGPKVLLLDEPLSALDPFLRVRMRTELKRLQGELGITFVHVTHSQEEAMALSDLVVVMNGGRIEQAADPRTVFERPATAFVARFIGGHNVIALPDRRVAVRADRMRLGPAAGPEAQDARVVAVEYQGSTVHVSLEAPDLSAEAGAPLTAILSDHAFADHPLALGDTVRVGWPAGEAHRLDA; encoded by the coding sequence TTGGACATCGAACTCGCCAGCCTGACGAAGCGCTACGGCGACACCGTCGCGGTCGACGGCATCAACCTGAAGATCCGCTCCGGCTCGTATTGCTGCCTGCTCGGGCCGTCGGGCTGCGGCAAGACCACGACGCTCAGGATGATCGCCGGGCACGAGACGGTGTCGTCGGGCGACGTGGTGATCGGCCCGAAGGCCGTCGGCGACCTGCCCCCGGCCCAGCGCGGCACCGCGATGATGTTCCAGAGCTACGCGCTGTTCCCCCACCTCACCTGCCGCGACAACGTCGCCTTCGGGCTCAAGATGCGGGGCGTGCCGAAGGCCGAGCGGGTGAAGCGCGCCGAGGCGATGCTGGCGCTCGTCCAGATGGACCACCTCGCCGGGCGCCTGCCGGCCCAGCTCTCGGGCGGCCAGCAGCAGCGCGTCGCGCTCGCCCGCGCCCTCGTCACCGGGCCGAAGGTGCTGCTCCTCGACGAGCCGCTCTCGGCCCTCGACCCGTTCCTGCGGGTGCGGATGCGCACCGAGCTCAAGCGCCTGCAGGGCGAGCTCGGCATCACCTTCGTGCACGTCACCCACAGCCAGGAGGAGGCGATGGCCCTCTCCGACCTCGTCGTGGTGATGAATGGCGGCCGCATCGAGCAGGCGGCCGATCCCCGCACGGTGTTCGAGCGGCCGGCCACCGCCTTCGTCGCGCGCTTCATCGGCGGCCACAACGTCATCGCGCTGCCCGACCGGCGCGTCGCCGTGCGGGCGGACCGGATGCGGCTCGGCCCCGCCGCCGGCCCCGAGGCACAGGACGCCCGGGTGGTCGCGGTCGAGTACCAGGGCAGCACGGTCCACGTGAGCCTCGAGGCGCCGGATCTGTCCGCGGAGGCCGGCGCGCCCCTCACGGCGATCCTGAGCGACCACGCCTTCGCCGACCACCCGCTCGCCCTCGGAGACACGGTGCGGGTGGGCTGGCCGGCCGGCGAGGCCCATCGCCTCGACGCCTGA